A single genomic interval of Caldanaerovirga acetigignens harbors:
- a CDS encoding amidohydrolase codes for MIAIKGGTVYTMKGEIIEGGTVLIEDGKIVKVGKDIRVPEGCEVIDAGGKYIFPGFIDAHSHVGIFEEGVGEIGEDGNEMTDPVTPHLRALDAVNPGDKAFDDAIKGGVTCVFTGPGSANVIGGQSIAVKTFGRVIDKMVVKAPAGLKVAFGENPKRVYGQQKKMPSTRMGTAALLRETLTKAKNYLEKRKIAMEKGEFFEKDLKMEVLSELLEKKIPLRAHAHRADDIMTAIRIAREFDVEVVIEHCTEGHLIADELAELGVPAVVGPSLTSRSKVELKDLSFKTAGILAKRGVKVAIMTDHPVVPIQYLNICAALAVKEGMKQEDALSAITINPAEIIGIADRVGSIEEGKDADIVIWDGFPLEVMSKPELVMIEGKVVYKREEFPLDK; via the coding sequence GTGATAGCCATAAAAGGCGGTACGGTCTACACCATGAAGGGCGAAATAATAGAAGGAGGGACGGTGTTAATTGAGGACGGCAAGATTGTCAAAGTAGGTAAAGATATACGGGTGCCGGAAGGCTGTGAGGTGATAGACGCCGGGGGCAAATATATTTTTCCCGGCTTTATTGACGCCCACAGCCATGTGGGTATTTTTGAAGAAGGCGTGGGGGAAATAGGAGAGGACGGCAACGAAATGACTGACCCTGTAACGCCCCACCTGAGGGCCCTTGATGCCGTAAATCCGGGAGATAAGGCTTTTGACGATGCGATAAAGGGTGGAGTTACCTGCGTTTTTACCGGGCCCGGCAGTGCCAACGTGATAGGAGGCCAATCCATTGCTGTCAAGACCTTTGGTCGAGTCATAGACAAAATGGTCGTAAAAGCTCCGGCAGGGCTCAAAGTGGCTTTCGGAGAAAATCCCAAGCGAGTTTATGGTCAGCAAAAAAAGATGCCCTCCACCCGAATGGGAACGGCGGCCCTCCTAAGGGAGACATTAACAAAAGCGAAAAATTACCTGGAAAAAAGAAAAATAGCCATGGAAAAAGGAGAGTTTTTCGAAAAAGACCTTAAAATGGAAGTGCTCTCTGAGCTTTTGGAGAAAAAGATTCCACTGAGGGCCCACGCTCATAGGGCGGACGACATAATGACTGCTATAAGAATAGCTCGAGAATTCGATGTGGAAGTTGTGATAGAACACTGCACCGAGGGGCATCTCATTGCCGATGAGCTGGCGGAACTAGGCGTGCCTGCAGTGGTGGGACCTTCTTTGACGTCCCGCTCAAAAGTGGAGCTAAAAGATTTGAGTTTTAAAACCGCAGGCATCCTGGCAAAAAGAGGAGTCAAAGTAGCGATAATGACGGACCATCCCGTTGTTCCCATACAGTACCTAAATATATGCGCTGCCCTTGCGGTGAAAGAAGGAATGAAACAGGAAGATGCCCTTTCGGCCATTACCATTAACCCTGCCGAGATTATCGGCATAGCGGACAGGGTGGGCAGTATCGAGGAAGGCAAGGACGCCGATATAGTAATATGGGACGGCTTCCCATTAGAGGTCATGTCAAAACCGGAGCTTGTAATGATCGAGGGCAAGGTGGTTTATAAAAGAGAAGAATTCCCCCTTGACAAGTAA
- a CDS encoding gamma-glutamyl-gamma-aminobutyrate hydrolase family protein — MRPLIAITCSFAEEKIFLNRGYYEAVEKAGGIPVGVAPLKDKDALSTILDRVDGLLLSGGPDVDPRYFGENPMPGLGVVNPLRDEAEIFLCREAVKRKKPLLGICRGVQLINIALGGTVYQDIGSEIEKPLKHRQDAPRWYASHDVNISKDSLLYRILESNLVPVNSFHHQAVKDVAELLKPVAFSQDGIVEALESASGEFFLLGVQWHPEEMWQEYPLQLKLFEALVDAARRK; from the coding sequence ATGAGGCCGTTGATAGCGATAACGTGTTCTTTTGCCGAAGAAAAAATTTTTTTAAATCGCGGGTATTATGAAGCGGTGGAAAAAGCTGGAGGGATTCCGGTAGGTGTTGCGCCTTTGAAGGACAAGGATGCCCTTTCTACTATTCTCGATAGGGTGGATGGTCTGCTCCTTTCGGGAGGTCCCGATGTTGACCCGAGGTATTTTGGAGAAAATCCGATGCCTGGTCTTGGCGTGGTAAATCCGTTGCGCGATGAGGCGGAAATCTTCCTATGCCGCGAAGCCGTAAAAAGGAAAAAGCCGTTGCTCGGCATATGCCGCGGTGTGCAGCTTATAAACATAGCCTTGGGAGGCACCGTTTACCAGGATATCGGCTCTGAAATTGAAAAGCCGCTGAAGCACCGGCAGGATGCTCCCCGGTGGTACGCCAGCCACGATGTGAATATATCGAAGGATTCACTGCTTTACCGAATATTGGAATCCAACCTAGTTCCGGTTAACAGCTTCCACCACCAGGCCGTAAAAGACGTGGCGGAATTATTAAAACCCGTGGCCTTTTCGCAGGATGGCATAGTGGAAGCATTGGAAAGTGCATCCGGGGAATTTTTTTTGCTGGGGGTGCAGTGGCACCCCGAGGAGATGTGGCAAGAATATCCTCTTCAGCTTAAGCTCTTTGAAGCTTTAGTCGATGCGGCCCGGAGGAAGTGA
- a CDS encoding type II toxin-antitoxin system PemK/MazF family toxin, whose protein sequence is MQIRRGDVFYADLNPVVGSEQGGIRPVLVVQNDVGNKYSPTVIVAAITSQIDKAKLPTHVELKRGEYGLEKDSVILLEQLRTIDKRRLREKVAFLDSEIMAKVDEALKISLGLVEF, encoded by the coding sequence GTGCAGATAAGACGAGGAGACGTATTTTATGCCGACTTAAATCCCGTTGTCGGTTCCGAACAAGGGGGCATACGGCCTGTATTGGTAGTGCAAAATGACGTGGGGAACAAGTACAGCCCCACCGTTATCGTGGCAGCGATTACTTCCCAGATCGACAAGGCCAAACTGCCCACTCACGTGGAACTTAAACGCGGAGAATACGGCCTGGAGAAGGATTCGGTAATACTCCTGGAACAATTGAGAACCATAGACAAGAGGCGACTGAGGGAAAAGGTGGCTTTTCTTGACAGCGAAATAATGGCTAAGGTTGATGAAGCGCTGAAGATAAGCCTGGGACTTGTGGAATTTTAA
- a CDS encoding CopG family ribbon-helix-helix protein: MVELRRIVVNLPDSLLRQVDMILSKEKKNRSEFIQDAMRLYLRERERIRMREQLKSGYLEMAEINLRMAEFGINEDLKDLMLYETSLSESE, encoded by the coding sequence GTGGTGGAACTCAGAAGGATTGTGGTCAACCTGCCAGACAGCCTTCTGAGGCAGGTGGACATGATATTGTCAAAGGAGAAAAAAAACCGAAGCGAATTTATTCAGGATGCCATGAGATTATATCTTAGAGAAAGGGAAAGGATAAGAATGAGAGAGCAGCTAAAAAGCGGGTATCTGGAAATGGCGGAAATAAATCTAAGGATGGCGGAATTTGGGATAAACGAAGACTTAAAAGATTTGATGCTTTATGAGACAAGTCTTTCGGAGAGTGAATAA
- the alr gene encoding alanine racemase: MDMRFRPTRAEINLDNLEHNINEIKRITSSGAFLCAVVKADAYGHGAVEVANTALSCGAKYLAVAILEEALSLREAGIKAPILILGFTPEEQFDKIVEYGITQTVYNLNSAKLLSKKAEERGFKVKVHIKLDTGMSRIGFPARMSCLTDIEEIFKLPGIEVEGIFTHFAKADERDKSFTKEQFEKYDMIVTALESRGFRIPIKHVANSAGIIDLPEMHLDMVRPGIILYGIYPSDEVEREKINLKPVMSFKTCVSHVKRVPAGTPISYGGTFVTKRESIIATLPVGYADGYPRLLSSRAEVLIKGKRAPIVGRICMDQSMVDVTDVPGVMPGDDVELFGEGKDGAVTADEIARIVGTIPYEIVCGISKRVPRIYIKNGKIIKINNPLA; encoded by the coding sequence ATGGATATGAGATTCAGACCTACCAGGGCTGAGATAAACCTGGATAACCTGGAACACAACATCAACGAAATAAAAAGGATAACAAGTTCCGGGGCCTTCCTCTGCGCGGTGGTGAAGGCCGATGCCTACGGCCACGGAGCCGTGGAAGTAGCAAATACGGCCCTTTCATGCGGGGCAAAGTATTTGGCCGTGGCCATCTTGGAAGAAGCTTTATCTTTAAGGGAAGCGGGAATAAAAGCGCCCATCCTGATTTTGGGTTTTACACCCGAGGAGCAGTTTGATAAAATAGTAGAGTACGGCATAACCCAGACCGTTTACAACCTTAATTCCGCGAAGTTGCTTTCAAAAAAAGCCGAAGAGCGTGGATTTAAGGTCAAGGTTCATATAAAGCTCGATACCGGCATGTCGAGAATTGGCTTTCCGGCAAGAATGTCGTGCCTTACGGATATTGAGGAGATATTTAAACTCCCCGGGATTGAAGTGGAAGGCATTTTCACCCACTTTGCAAAGGCCGACGAAAGGGACAAGAGCTTTACTAAAGAGCAGTTTGAGAAATATGACATGATTGTAACGGCCTTGGAGAGCCGGGGATTCAGAATACCGATAAAACATGTGGCCAACAGCGCTGGGATTATCGACCTTCCGGAAATGCACCTTGACATGGTAAGGCCCGGCATCATCCTTTACGGCATCTACCCTTCCGATGAAGTAGAAAGGGAAAAAATCAATTTAAAACCCGTGATGAGCTTTAAAACCTGCGTATCCCACGTAAAAAGGGTGCCTGCAGGCACTCCGATAAGTTACGGAGGAACTTTTGTCACGAAAAGAGAGAGCATCATTGCGACCTTGCCTGTGGGGTATGCAGATGGTTACCCGAGACTTTTGTCTTCCAGAGCGGAGGTCTTGATAAAGGGGAAAAGAGCCCCGATAGTTGGCCGGATCTGTATGGACCAGAGCATGGTGGACGTTACCGATGTTCCCGGAGTAATGCCCGGCGACGATGTTGAACTTTTTGGCGAAGGAAAGGACGGCGCGGTTACGGCCGATGAAATAGCCAGGATAGTTGGTACCATCCCTTATGAAATTGTATGCGGCATATCCAAAAGGGTTCCCAGAATATACATTAAAAATGGTAAAATAATAAAAATAAATAACCCTCTGGCATGA
- a CDS encoding bifunctional ADP-dependent NAD(P)H-hydrate dehydratase/NAD(P)H-hydrate epimerase, which translates to MRAVSPSTMRQIDRRAIEVYGVPGIVLMENASRAVAVAVRQKIEEVYGKKKSPRKVAVVCGKGNNGGDGFGAARHLANMGFEVMVFLASPFNEISGDAAVNLKVIKNMGIPVLELKGDGESEKLRGLFDGFSAVVDALFGTGLRGEVGGFHKKLIEAINESGLPVIAVDIPSGICGTTGRVLGAAVKADVTVTMGALKVGLLLYPGAAYAGRVVIADIGIPNRVFEEFEADGCLLEPALIKGYIKSPAPDAHKGDMGRVFILAGSKGMTGACALSGLGAARCGAGLVTLGVPESLNDILEVKVTEVMTLPLPDTGEGTLSEEALKPALEFAQKCDAVVVGPGLSCHRETAKFVRSFVSEYERPMVIDADGINNLSRSPGVLKDAKAPVVITPHPGEIARLLSMTPREVQENRWDVAKKAGETFGCTVVLKGARTLIYSPGHPVYINPTGNPGMATGGSGDVLAGMIGAFLARGLDAVEAAAAGVYLHGLAGDAAAEKKGEIPLVAGDIIENIPEALKYLQKGEKVYGYEIQTYQG; encoded by the coding sequence ATGAGGGCAGTAAGTCCTTCGACAATGCGGCAGATAGATAGAAGGGCTATTGAGGTTTACGGAGTTCCGGGGATAGTCCTGATGGAAAACGCCAGCAGAGCGGTGGCCGTTGCTGTGAGGCAAAAGATTGAAGAAGTGTACGGAAAAAAGAAATCTCCGCGGAAGGTGGCCGTGGTCTGCGGCAAGGGCAATAACGGCGGTGACGGCTTTGGGGCCGCAAGACACCTTGCCAATATGGGTTTTGAGGTGATGGTTTTTCTGGCGTCGCCTTTTAATGAGATTTCGGGGGATGCCGCGGTAAACCTCAAAGTCATAAAAAATATGGGAATTCCCGTTTTGGAGCTAAAAGGGGATGGCGAATCGGAGAAACTCAGGGGACTTTTTGATGGATTTAGTGCAGTAGTGGATGCCCTTTTCGGGACCGGCCTGAGGGGGGAAGTGGGAGGGTTTCACAAAAAGCTCATAGAAGCGATAAATGAGTCCGGACTTCCCGTTATTGCAGTAGATATACCATCGGGAATATGCGGGACGACCGGAAGGGTACTGGGCGCTGCGGTGAAAGCCGATGTCACGGTAACGATGGGAGCTTTGAAAGTAGGTTTGTTGCTCTATCCGGGGGCAGCCTATGCGGGTAGGGTAGTAATCGCGGACATAGGTATACCCAACAGGGTTTTTGAGGAATTCGAAGCCGATGGTTGTCTTTTGGAACCGGCGCTCATAAAAGGCTATATTAAAAGCCCCGCACCCGATGCCCACAAGGGAGACATGGGTAGGGTTTTCATTTTAGCGGGTTCAAAAGGGATGACGGGGGCTTGTGCCCTTTCGGGACTAGGTGCGGCCCGGTGCGGAGCAGGGCTCGTGACGCTGGGGGTGCCGGAAAGTTTGAACGACATCCTTGAGGTGAAGGTGACCGAGGTTATGACCCTGCCCCTTCCCGATACGGGGGAAGGGACGCTCTCGGAGGAAGCTTTAAAGCCCGCACTGGAATTTGCCCAAAAATGCGATGCGGTTGTAGTCGGCCCCGGGCTTTCGTGCCATCGGGAAACGGCGAAATTCGTGAGAAGCTTTGTATCAGAATACGAAAGGCCGATGGTGATAGACGCCGACGGGATAAACAACCTTTCTCGGAGTCCCGGGGTGCTCAAGGATGCTAAAGCTCCCGTCGTAATCACGCCTCACCCCGGGGAAATAGCAAGGCTGCTTTCCATGACACCCCGGGAAGTGCAGGAAAACAGGTGGGATGTGGCAAAAAAGGCCGGCGAAACCTTCGGATGTACGGTGGTCTTAAAGGGAGCCCGCACCTTGATATACTCGCCGGGACACCCGGTCTATATAAATCCCACCGGAAACCCGGGAATGGCTACGGGCGGCAGCGGCGATGTGCTCGCCGGCATGATAGGCGCTTTTCTGGCAAGGGGTCTTGATGCTGTGGAGGCTGCCGCGGCCGGAGTCTACCTGCACGGGCTGGCAGGGGATGCGGCGGCGGAGAAAAAAGGTGAAATCCCGCTGGTGGCAGGGGATATAATAGAAAACATCCCTGAGGCTTTAAAATACCTGCAAAAAGGGGAGAAAGTATATGGATATGAGATTCAGACCTACCAGGGCTGA
- the acpS gene encoding holo-ACP synthase, translating into MEIGVDIIEIKRIKRAVKNDNFIRKIFTKEEINLIKQKKGEILYRYVAGRFAAKEAVSKVLGTGIGYVRWKDIQILSDESGKPTVRLGGKALELAESWGFTRLLVSISHCRDYAVAFSMAEGGVKDEGSKSFDNAADR; encoded by the coding sequence GTGGAAATAGGAGTCGATATAATAGAGATCAAAAGGATAAAAAGAGCAGTGAAGAATGATAATTTTATAAGAAAGATATTTACAAAAGAGGAAATAAATTTAATTAAACAAAAAAAAGGCGAGATTCTCTACAGGTACGTGGCCGGCAGGTTTGCTGCAAAAGAAGCCGTAAGCAAAGTGTTAGGGACTGGCATTGGCTATGTAAGATGGAAGGATATACAGATACTATCGGATGAATCGGGAAAACCGACGGTGAGGCTCGGCGGAAAGGCTTTGGAATTAGCGGAAAGCTGGGGATTTACTCGGTTGCTTGTCAGCATTTCCCACTGCCGGGATTATGCCGTGGCCTTTTCAATGGCGGAAGGGGGCGTGAAGGATGAGGGCAGTAAGTCCTTCGACAATGCGGCAGATAGATAG
- a CDS encoding Hsp20/alpha crystallin family protein yields the protein MRGRELMPWRRRGFFPSIFEFDVENFLDNFFDFFGQQPIRIDMRETESEYIVEADMPGFDKNSIEIRYENNMLTISGQHDEITEEKRENYIHRERRRGSFSRTIPVPENVDAEKIKANYNNGVLKVILPKMTPSKPSGRKIEIE from the coding sequence ATGCGCGGCCGGGAATTGATGCCTTGGAGAAGAAGAGGATTTTTCCCAAGCATCTTTGAGTTTGACGTAGAAAACTTCCTTGATAATTTCTTCGATTTCTTCGGACAGCAGCCCATCCGGATCGACATGCGGGAGACCGAAAGCGAATATATAGTAGAAGCCGATATGCCCGGTTTTGACAAAAACAGCATAGAAATAAGGTACGAAAACAACATGCTCACCATTTCCGGACAGCATGATGAAATAACCGAAGAAAAGAGAGAAAATTACATTCACCGCGAACGCAGAAGGGGAAGTTTCAGCAGAACCATCCCTGTCCCTGAAAATGTAGATGCAGAAAAGATAAAGGCAAACTACAATAACGGAGTTCTAAAGGTTATATTGCCCAAAATGACCCCGAGCAAACCTTCAGGCCGAAAGATTGAAATAGAATAG
- a CDS encoding glutamine synthetase III: MESKFREAFGKNVFNDSVMRERLPEATYKVLKKTIEEGIPLDPSVAEVVANAMKDWAIEKGATHFAHWFQPLTGATAEKRNSFISPTQEGKVIAEFSGKELIKGEPDASSFPSGGLRSTFEARGYTAWDCTSPAFIMDNTLYIPTAFFSYTGEALDLKIPLLRSMEALSKQALRVLRLFGNNTAKKVVSTVGPEQEYFLIDKKMYEKRKDLILTGRTLFGARSPKGQEMEDHYFASIKERISAFMKELDEELWKLGIPAKTKHNEVAPSQYELAIVYNTANIAADHNQLTMELMKKIALRHGLVCLLHEKPFTGINGSGKHINWSMSTDDGQNLLEPGHTPHENAQFLVFLCAVIKAIDEYADLVRVSIANPGNDHRLGANEAPPAIVSIFLGEQLTDILEQIEKGAATSSKNGGVLKIGVSTLPALWKDTTDRNRTSPFAFTGNKFEFRMVGSSSSIATACFVLNTIVAESLSQIADRLEKASNLDEEVQALLQEIVKRHKKIIFNGDGYSEEWVKEAEKRGLPNIKNTVEAIPALIREKNIRLMEKHGVLNRRELESRYNIMLENYIKTINIEALTMIDIAMRQIIPATIDYTAKISESINSIKSTGLKITTTAQTELLEEISTLLEEFKKKLDELETSLNEASNMEEDLYAKASYYRDVVFSKMSALRETGDKLEKIVDAKLWPLPTYTDILFLV, encoded by the coding sequence ATGGAGAGCAAATTTAGAGAAGCCTTTGGAAAAAATGTTTTTAACGACTCTGTTATGAGAGAGCGGCTCCCTGAAGCAACATACAAAGTTTTAAAGAAAACAATAGAGGAGGGGATTCCGCTTGACCCATCGGTTGCCGAAGTAGTAGCCAACGCCATGAAGGACTGGGCGATCGAAAAAGGCGCGACTCACTTCGCCCACTGGTTTCAGCCACTCACCGGCGCAACAGCAGAAAAACGCAACTCTTTTATTTCTCCCACTCAGGAAGGCAAGGTTATCGCCGAATTCTCCGGTAAAGAGCTTATAAAAGGAGAACCCGATGCATCTTCTTTTCCATCCGGCGGCCTGAGGAGCACCTTTGAAGCAAGAGGGTATACTGCGTGGGACTGCACTTCGCCGGCTTTCATAATGGATAACACCCTGTATATACCCACAGCTTTTTTCTCCTATACGGGTGAGGCGTTGGATTTGAAAATACCGCTGCTGCGGTCTATGGAAGCCTTGTCAAAACAAGCCCTTAGAGTATTGAGATTGTTCGGCAATAACACCGCAAAAAAGGTCGTCTCAACCGTAGGCCCCGAACAGGAATACTTTCTAATTGATAAAAAGATGTACGAGAAGCGCAAGGACCTAATTCTTACAGGAAGGACCCTATTTGGAGCAAGATCCCCAAAAGGCCAAGAAATGGAAGACCATTACTTTGCTTCTATCAAAGAAAGAATTTCGGCATTCATGAAAGAACTGGACGAAGAATTATGGAAGCTGGGCATACCTGCCAAGACCAAGCACAATGAAGTGGCACCTTCCCAGTATGAACTTGCAATAGTTTACAACACGGCAAACATCGCGGCAGACCACAATCAACTCACAATGGAGCTGATGAAAAAAATTGCTTTGCGGCATGGCCTTGTCTGTCTCTTACACGAAAAACCCTTCACAGGTATCAACGGTTCAGGTAAGCATATAAACTGGTCGATGAGCACCGATGATGGTCAAAATCTTTTGGAGCCAGGCCATACCCCCCACGAAAACGCCCAATTCTTGGTATTTCTCTGCGCCGTAATCAAGGCCATAGATGAATATGCCGATTTAGTGAGGGTAAGTATAGCAAATCCAGGAAATGACCACCGTCTCGGAGCCAATGAGGCACCCCCTGCGATAGTCTCCATTTTCCTCGGCGAGCAGCTTACGGACATTCTCGAGCAGATAGAAAAAGGTGCAGCAACATCATCAAAAAACGGCGGGGTATTGAAAATAGGCGTATCCACCCTTCCCGCATTGTGGAAGGACACAACAGACAGAAACAGGACATCTCCCTTTGCATTTACGGGAAATAAATTTGAATTCAGGATGGTCGGGTCTTCTTCATCAATAGCAACCGCCTGTTTTGTTCTAAATACAATAGTCGCCGAGTCGCTGTCCCAAATCGCCGATAGGTTGGAAAAAGCATCGAATCTCGATGAAGAAGTGCAGGCTTTACTTCAGGAAATTGTCAAAAGGCATAAAAAAATTATATTCAACGGCGATGGATACTCAGAAGAATGGGTCAAAGAAGCCGAAAAAAGAGGACTACCAAATATCAAAAACACCGTTGAAGCGATTCCCGCTTTGATCAGAGAGAAAAATATAAGGCTTATGGAAAAACACGGGGTATTAAACAGGCGTGAACTTGAATCGCGCTACAACATAATGTTGGAAAATTATATAAAAACGATTAATATCGAGGCACTAACCATGATCGATATAGCAATGCGGCAAATAATTCCCGCTACAATAGACTATACCGCAAAGATTTCTGAATCTATTAACTCGATCAAAAGCACGGGACTAAAAATAACGACAACGGCTCAAACCGAGTTACTCGAAGAAATTTCCACGTTGCTTGAGGAATTCAAGAAAAAACTCGATGAACTGGAAACATCGCTTAACGAAGCATCCAATATGGAGGAGGACCTTTATGCCAAAGCCTCATATTACAGGGATGTGGTATTCAGTAAGATGTCCGCACTGAGAGAAACCGGCGATAAACTGGAAAAAATAGTGGACGCAAAACTGTGGCCATTGCCAACTTACACCGATATACTGTTCCTCGTGTAA
- the nadE gene encoding NAD(+) synthase, translating into MEKLYKSLVGWLREKVYEANAKGAVFGLSGGIDSAVVGVLCKKAFEDDCLGLIMPCHSDPKDEEDALMVAEKFGIPYKKIILDEVFDKFAAILDKTENKKALANIKSRLRMITLYYYAALNNFLVVGTGNRSELTVGYFTKYGDGGVDLLPLGNLIKSQVRELARFLKIPKEIVDKPPTAGLWEGQTDESEMGLTYNQLDEYILTGKASREIEEKINAMIKSSEHKRILPLKPPF; encoded by the coding sequence ATGGAAAAATTGTATAAATCTCTGGTCGGCTGGCTGAGGGAAAAAGTCTATGAAGCCAATGCTAAGGGGGCGGTCTTCGGGTTGAGCGGCGGGATAGATTCTGCCGTAGTGGGGGTCCTTTGCAAAAAGGCTTTCGAGGATGATTGCCTGGGGCTCATCATGCCTTGCCACAGTGACCCAAAAGACGAAGAAGATGCGCTAATGGTTGCAGAAAAATTCGGCATTCCATACAAAAAAATTATCTTGGACGAGGTTTTTGACAAATTCGCTGCAATACTTGATAAGACTGAAAATAAAAAAGCTTTAGCCAACATAAAATCTCGCCTTAGGATGATTACACTTTATTACTATGCTGCTCTAAACAATTTTTTAGTGGTAGGGACGGGGAACAGGAGCGAATTGACTGTGGGCTACTTCACTAAATACGGCGATGGCGGAGTAGACCTGCTACCCCTTGGGAATCTTATAAAAAGTCAAGTCCGCGAATTAGCCCGATTTCTCAAAATTCCTAAAGAAATTGTCGATAAACCCCCTACAGCAGGGCTCTGGGAAGGACAGACCGACGAGAGTGAAATGGGCTTGACATACAATCAACTGGACGAATACATCCTCACCGGAAAGGCTTCGAGGGAAATCGAGGAGAAAATAAACGCGATGATAAAATCAAGCGAACATAAAAGAATATTGCCTCTTAAGCCTCCATTTTAA
- a CDS encoding class II glutamine amidotransferase, which produces MIEPLYSKDISGCAIFGIINTKGKPIKGDVITEAISVMHERSNGLGGGFAAYGIYPEYKEYYAFHIMFLDEGIKESVEAYLQEKMVLVKSEDIPIRKKMSFLNTPILWRYFLEVPQSKLTPKITEEDYVVSIVMNINKRFKGAFVFSSGKNMGVFKGVGYPEDISRFYRLEEYEGYLWTAHGRFPTNTPGWWGGAHPFALLDWSVVHNGEISSYGINKRYVETFGYECSLLTDTEVIVYLLDLMIRRHRLPIDIALNALAPPFWSEIDSMEKNMREALTALRIVYGSALLNGPFSIIIANSESMIGLTDRIMLRPFVAAKKDDFVYMASEEAAIREICLEPDAVWSPKGGEPVVARLEVQI; this is translated from the coding sequence ATGATTGAGCCTTTATATTCCAAAGATATTTCAGGATGCGCCATATTCGGCATTATAAATACCAAAGGAAAACCGATTAAAGGCGATGTCATCACAGAAGCTATTTCGGTAATGCACGAGCGTTCTAACGGCCTGGGAGGTGGCTTTGCCGCCTACGGAATATATCCGGAATACAAAGAATATTATGCTTTCCACATAATGTTTCTGGATGAAGGCATCAAGGAATCGGTAGAAGCTTACCTCCAGGAAAAGATGGTGCTGGTTAAAAGCGAAGACATACCAATCCGTAAAAAGATGAGTTTCTTAAATACTCCGATCCTGTGGAGGTACTTCCTCGAAGTCCCACAAAGCAAACTAACCCCGAAAATAACCGAAGAAGACTACGTTGTGTCAATAGTGATGAATATAAACAAGCGTTTTAAGGGAGCTTTTGTTTTTTCCAGCGGCAAAAACATGGGAGTTTTCAAAGGGGTTGGCTATCCCGAAGATATAAGCAGGTTTTACAGGCTTGAAGAATATGAAGGATACCTTTGGACGGCTCACGGAAGATTTCCTACAAATACCCCGGGTTGGTGGGGAGGTGCCCATCCTTTCGCTTTGCTGGATTGGTCTGTGGTTCACAATGGAGAAATAAGCTCTTACGGCATAAACAAAAGATATGTAGAAACCTTCGGCTATGAATGCTCTTTGCTTACAGACACGGAAGTAATTGTTTACCTGCTCGACCTTATGATAAGGCGCCACAGGTTACCTATAGATATAGCCCTTAATGCATTGGCCCCTCCCTTCTGGAGCGAAATAGACTCCATGGAAAAAAACATGAGAGAGGCTTTAACAGCTTTGAGAATAGTCTACGGAAGCGCCCTTTTAAACGGGCCGTTCAGCATTATTATCGCCAACAGCGAAAGCATGATAGGCCTTACTGACAGAATAATGCTGAGGCCTTTCGTAGCCGCTAAAAAAGACGATTTTGTCTATATGGCTTCTGAAGAAGCTGCAATTAGGGAGATATGCCTAGAACCCGATGCCGTCTGGAGCCCAAAAGGCGGAGAACCAGTAGTAGCGCGTCTGGAGGTGCAAATATGA